AGGCGTGTTGGGAAGGGTGATGCCGTGCCGGAGCGCCAACCCGGATCGGGGGCGGATCTGGCATTCATATCCCTCGGGGACCGCGATGGCGAAGCCGGTCCGGAACAGCTTCCGCTCCATCGGCGCCAGCGACCCGTCTTCGGCGCTGGCCACGTCGTACCCGGCCGAGCCGGGGGTGGCCAGGCTCGGCAGCGGCAGGCCCTCGCCGTGAGGCAGCCGGCTCAGCAGGACTTCGATCGTGCTCGAGGCGGGCGCCCCGCTCACAGGATGCCGGCGACGTCTGCCAGGGGCAGCCGGAAGGCTTCGGCCACGCCCGGATAGACCACCTTGCCCTCGACCACGTTGAGGCCCAGCCCGAGTGCGCGGTCCGCCTTGCACGCCGCACGCCAACCCTGCTTGGCGAGCTTAAGTCCATATGGCAGCGTGGCATTGGTCAGGGCGAGGGTGGAGGTCCGGGGGACGCCCCCGGGCATATTGGCAACCGCGTAGTGCAGAATACCGTCGACGAAGTAGGTGGGATTCTCGTGGGTGGTCGGCTTGATCGTCTCGACGCAGCCCCCCTGATCGACCGCCACGTCCACGATGACCGTGCCCGGTTTCATGCTCTTGAGGTCGGCTCGCTTGACCAGGTGGGGCGCCTTGGCACCGGGCAGGAGCACCGCGCCGATCACCAGGTCGGCCCGGCGGATCGCCTCCAGGATGTTGTGCCGGTTGGAGTAGGTGGTGTCCACGTTGGCCGGGAGCACGTCGTCCAGATAGCGCAGCCGGTCGAGCGAGATGTCCAGGATGGTCACGTGCGCGCCCAGCCCGGCCGCCATCTTGGCCGCGTTGATCCCCACCACGCCCCCACCGATGATGACGACCTCGCCCGGCGCCACGCCGGGCACGCCGCCCAGCAGGATGCCGCTGCCCCCGAACACCTTCTCCAGATACTTGGCGCCGTCCTGCACCGCCATCCGTCCGGCGACCTCGGACATCGGCGTGAGCAGGGGCAGCTCGCCACTGGGGAGCTGCACCGTCTCGTAGGCGATGGCCACGGCGCCCGAGTCGATGACCGCCCGGGTGAGCTCCTCCGCGGCGGCGAAGTGGAAGTAGGTGTAGATCAGCTGTCCCCGGCGCATGCGAGGCCACTCCGGCGCGATCGGCTCCTTCACCTTCATGATCATCTCGGACCGCTGCCAGACCTCATCGGGGGTGGCGAGGATCGCGGCACCGGCCGCTTGGTAGCTGGCGTCGGGGAAGCCGCTTCCCACTCCGGCTCCGGCCTCGATCACCACGGTGTGCCCCGCCGCCACCAGCGCCTCCGCGCCCGCCGGCACCAGGGCGACGCGGTTCTCATTGGTCTTGATCTCTTTGGGAACCCCGATCAGCATCGATGCTCCTCGGATTCGGTTATGAGTCTCCTCACCCCTGTGGCCCCAGCCGGACGACCGTCTGCCGGTCGGCGGCAAAGAACTCCGCCGCCACCGCGGCGATCTCCTCGCTGGTGACCGCGTCGATCTCCGCCAGCATGGCGTCCAGCGGGCGGTACTGGTCATCGTGCAGGACGAACCCGGCCAGGCGCCCCATCCGCGCGGCGGGGCTCTCCAGCGAGAGCATGATCTGCCCTTTGAGCTGCTGCTTGCCGTCGGCAAGCTCGGCCGGCGGCAGTCCTTCGCGGGCCAGTTGGTCGTACTCCGCCCGGATCGCCTCTACGGCCTGGTCGGCGGTGGACGGCTGGGTGCCCACGTAGACGCCCAGCTGGCCCGACGCCTGGTAGAAGTGCTTGAAGGCGAAGATGGCGTAGGCCAGGCCCAGCTCCTCACGTACCCGCTGGAAGAGCCGGCTCGACATGCCTCCGCCGAACACATTGGTCAGGATGGCCAGGGCAAAGCGGCGCGGGTCGTTCAGCGGAAAGGTGTCCGTCCCGAAGACGATGTGCGTCTGCGCCGTGTCCCGCTCCTCCCGGTGCCCGCACCCCCGGCGCGCAGGGGTCGCCGCGACCGGAGGACGCGCCCGCTCCAGCCGGCTCCCTTCGAACCAGCCTTCCCGCTCGAGCACGGTGAGGAGCAGGTCATGCTCCAGATTGCCGGCCGCCGCGATGATGCAGTTGCCCCGGTTGTAGCCGGCCTCGTGCAGCACCCGGAGATCCGCGGCGGAGAGCCCGCTCAGCGTGTCGGGCGTCCCCAGGATCGAGTAGCCGTACGGATGCTCGGGCCAGAGCGCGGCGGAGTGGAGCTCGAAGACCAGATCGTCGGGCGTGTCGGCCACGCCGTTGATCTCTTCCAGGATGACGTTGCGCTCGGGCTCGAGATCGCTCTCCCGCAGGAGCGGATGCCGCACGAGGTCGGTCAGGATCTCGACCGCCAGGGGGAGATCGGCGTCGAGGATGTGCCCCTGGTAGCTGGTATAGTCCCGGCCGGTGAACGCGTCGAGCCCGCCGCCACGGACCTCTAGCTCCATGGCAAGCTGCTTGGCGCTGCGCCGCTCGGTGCCTTTGAACACCATGTGCTCGAGCAGATGGGAGATCCCCATCTGCTCCCGGCGCTCGTGGGCGCTGGCGGTGCGCACGTAGATGCCGACGGCTGCCGAGCGGACGCCCGGCAGCTTCTCGGTGAGGATGATCATCCCGTTCGGCGCCGTGGTCCGGAGCAGCCCTTCGTCGAGGCGAACCGTATCCACGTTGAGGCTACTCCTTGGGCAGCAGCGCCTTCCGGGAGAGCTTCATGCGGCCGCGGTCGTCCACCTCGAGCAGCTTGACCTGGACGATGTCGCCCTTCTTGACCACGTCCTCGGTCTTCTCGGTGCGCCCGTGCTGCAGCTCGCTGATGTGGAGCAGCCCCTCCACCCCGGGGAGGATCTCGACAAACGCCCCGAACGCCGTGGTGCTCTTCACCGGCCCTTCGTACGTCCGGCCCACCTCGGGCTCGGTGGTGATGGCGGCCACCATGGCGCGAGCCTTCTCGCCCGCGTCGCCGCCCACGGCGGAGATGGTCACCAGACCGCTGTCCTCGATGCTGATCTTGGCCCCGGTGGCATCCTGGATCCCCCGGATCGTCTTGCCCTTGGGTCCGATCACGTCGCCGATCTTGTCCGGCTTGATCTGCATGGTGAAGATGCGGGGCGCGTACTGGGACAGCTCGGGCCGGGGGGTCGGCAGCACCTTGCGCATCTCCCCGAGAATGAACAGCCGGCCTTTCCGGGCCCGTTCCAGCGCCTGCTCCATGATCTTGAGATCCATCCCCTCGATCTTGATGTCCATCTGGATCGAGGTGATGCCCCGCTCGGTGCCCGCCACCTTGAAGTCCATGTCGCCGAGGGCATCCTCGGACCCCAGGATGTCGGTGAGGACGGCCACCTTGTCGCCCTCTTTGACGAGCCCCATGGCCACGCCGGCGCAGGGAGCCTTCATCGGCACGCCGGCATCCATCAGCGCCAGGGAGCCGCCGCATACGGTGGCCATCGAGGACGAGCCGTTCGACTCCAGCACCTCGGAGACCACCCGGAGCGTGTAGGGGAAGTCCTCGTAGTGCGGCAGGAGGGGCTGAAGGGCCCGCTCCGCCAGCGCCCCGTGGCCGATCTCGCGGCGGCTGGTGCCGCGGATCATCTTGACCTCACCGGTCGAGTACGGCGGGAAGTTGTAGTGCAGCATGAACGACTTGGTGGTCTCTCCGGCCACGTCGATGCTGTCGATCCGCTGCTCGTCCTCCGCGGTGCCCAGGGTGGCGGAGACCAGGGCCTGGGTCTGCCCCCGGGTGAACAGCGCCGACCCGTGGGTGCGCGGGAGCACGCCGGTCTCGATGGTGATCGGCCGGATGGTGTCCAGGTCGCGGCCATCGACCCGCTCGCCCCGATCCAGCACCTGCTTCCGCATGACCCGGTACTCGATCTCCTCCAGCTCGGTGGCCAGCTCGCGGCCCCGATCGGGGAACTCGGCCAGCAGCGTGGCGAGGACCTGCTCCTTCACGCTCTTGACCCCGCGGGCGCGGGACGCCTTGTCCTTGGCGTTGATCGCCGAGGCCATGGCCGTCTCCGCACCCTCGCGCACCCGGCCAATCAGCGCCTGATCGGGCTCCACCTTGATCCAGGCGATCTTCTGGGCCGCCCCGGCCTTCTCGATCAACTGCTTCTCCAGCCCGATCAGCTCGCGAATGCCCTTCTGCGCCACCTTGAGCGCCTCCAGCACCTCGGCCTCGGAGATCTCGAGCGAGCCGCCCTCGACCATCACGATCGAGTCGGCCGAGCCGCTAACCACCAGATCGATGGTGGAGAACTCGAGCTGCTGGAAGGTGGGATTGAGGATCCAGTTGCCCTCCACCCGCCCCACCCGGACCGCGGCGAGCGGCCCGTTCCAGGGCACGGTCGAGAGGCTCAGCGCGGTCGACGCGGCGATGGCACCGAGGATGTCGGCATCGTTCTCCTGGTCGGCGGACAGCACCGTCACGAACACCTGCACCTCGTTCTTGAACCCTTCCGGGAAGAGCGGCCGGATCGAGCGATCGATCAGCCGGCTCGCCAGGATCTCCTTGTCCGAGGGACGACCCTCGCGCTTGAGGAACCCGCCGGGGATCTTGCCTGCGGCGTAGGTCTTCTCGCGATACTCGACGGTCAGGGGGAAGAACGGCAGGGTGGAGAGCGTGGGGGATACTGTCACTGCGGCCAGCACCATCGTATCGCCAAATCGGAGGGCGGCGGAGCCTGCCGCCTGCTTTGCGAGGCGTCCGGTCTCCAACGTGAGTGGACGGCCGGCGAACTGGGTCTCGATCCGTTGCACGGTCACTACCTTCTCTCTGTGAGGTTTCTCGGGTTTCTTTGCTGCTCAGGACACATCAATACGGAGAGGGCGCCCCGATTTGTCAGATCAGGACGCCCCCGATGCCACAGGCAATTAGTGCCGGAGACCGAGCTGCTCGATCAGTGCTCGGTAGGTCTCGAGGTCACTGCGCTTGAGGTAGGTCAGGAGACGGCGGCGGGTGCCCACCATCTTGAGGAGGCCCCGGCGGCCGTGGTGATCCTTGGGGTGCGTGCGGAAGTGATCGGTGAGGGAGTTGATCCGCTCGGTGAGCAGGGCCACCTGCACTTTGGTCGACCCGGTGTCGCTCGCGTGGGCCTGGTGCTTGGCCGTGACCGCCTGCTTGTCAAAACTCATGCTGCCGGTGTCCTCTGGACGAATTGGCGTCTGCACGAATTGGCGTCGTAATCCGTTGTAGCACGGAAGAATAAGGGGGGATCGGCGCCTCGGGCAACCCCTCGGTTACCCTCCGAACAGCCGCCGAAGATCGTTGGAGAAGGCCAGCCCCATCAGCAGGACGATCAGCACTAGCCCCACCATCGTGAGCCGCTCCCGCAGCCGGAGCGGCAGCGGACGGCGGATCACCGCCTCGGCCAGGAGGAAGAGGAATTGCCCGCCGTCCAGCACCGGCACCGGGAGCAGGTTGAGCACCGCCAGGTTGATCGAGATGAGCGCCATGAAATCCAGGAACGCGTCCAGACCGAGGCGGGCGCGCTCCCCGGCTAGCTGGCCGATCAGGATCGGCCCGCCCACCTCGCGCTTGGAGATCCGCCCGCTGAAGAGTCCCCGCACGGTCCGGACGATCTGGGTGGACTTCTCCAGCATCGACCGCCAGCCCTCGCCCATCGCCTCGCCCAGGGAGAGTGGCTCGGAGCGGTAATCGCCCCCGACGGCCACGCCGATCCGTCCGATGGCCACCTGACGCCCGTCGGGGCCCGGAATCGAATCGACGTAAGGCCGGATCCCGACCACGACGTGACGTGGGCCGTGGGCCAGCTCGAGCGTGAGGTCCTTCCCGGCGCTCGCCTGCAGCACCTCCAGCACATCGTACCACTGGTCCATCCGTCGGCCGTTCACTGCCACGATGGTGTCACCGAACTGGATCCCCGCCTTGGCCGCGGGGCGCCCAGGCAGCACCTGTCCGACCACCGGCGCGCGGTATGGCTGGAGCGCCTGGGACGCCTTGTAGCGCTGCTCCAGCGCGTCCGGATGGATCGGCAGGGAGATGGTGCGCCCGTCCGAGAGCTCGATCCGAACCTCGGGCTGGGGGACGTTTGCGATCCCCTCCGCCACGTCGGTCCAGGTGCTCACCTGCTTGCCGTTGATGGCGAGGATGCGGGTGCCGGGCCGGATGCTCTTCAGCACCTCAGCCTCGAGCGGCACCAGCTCCGGCACCACGCGCCCGACGGTGGTGGTCGGGTCGATGGCGCGCCCGTTCTTGGCCGCGAGGAAGGTGAAGAGCAGCCAGGCGAAGAGCGCGTTCATCGTGACCCCGGCCAGGATCACGATCATTCGCTTCCAGATCGGCTTGGCCTCGAACATCCGGTCGGGTGGCACCAGGACGGCGGGTCTGCCACCTTCGAGCGCGCTGCTGGTGGCCTCCTCCTCCTGGCTCGCCATTTTGACGTAGCCACCCAACGGTAGCCAGGAGATCGAGTACTCGGTCTCGCCCCGCCGGAAGGTGAGCCAGGGGATCGGCGGACCGAGGCCGAGGGAGAAGCGATGCACGTAGATCCCGGCCCACTTGGCGGCGGCGAAGTGCCCGGCCTCGTGGACGAAGACCAGGACGCCCAACACCACGATCAGCGACAGGACGGTTGTCAGCACGATGCCCTCACGTAGCCGCTCGCGTACTCGGCGGCCCGCTCCCGCGCCCACCGGTCGGCCTCCCGCACCACCTCCAGAGTGGTCGCGGGGACCGAGGTGTGCGCCTGGAGCACGCGCTCGATGATCTCACTGATGCAGCCAAAGGGAACCTCTCCCGCCAGGAACGCGCCGACCGCCACCTCGTTGGCCGCGTTGTACACCGCCGGAGCGGTGCCCCCTGCGCGTCCCGCCGCCACACCGGAGGCCAGGGCGCGGAACACCTCGGTCCGCACTGGCTCGAAGGTGAGCGGCCCCGCCGCGACGGGATCGAAGCGCCGGACGCCCTCATCGGGCAGCCGCACGGGGTGGGTCAGGGCGTAGAGGATCGGAAGCTCCATCGAGGGGAAGCCGAGCTGCGCGATCACGCTGCCATCGCAGAACTCGACGAAGGCGTGGACGATGCTCTGGGGATGCACCACGACCTCAAGCGCGTCATAGGGCAGACCGAACAGGTGGTGCGCCTCGATCAGCTCCAGCGCCTTGTTGGCAAGCGTGGCGCAGTCCACCGTGATCTTGCTGCCCATGCGCCAGGTGGGGTGACGCAACGCCTCCGCCACGGTCGCGTGGCGTACCTCTTCGCCGGCCCACCGGCGGAACGGCCCACCGGAGCAGGTGAGGATCAGGCGCTTCAGTCTGCTCTCGCGGCCGCTCACGCACTGGAGCACGGCGCTGTGCTCGGAGTCGATCGGCACCAGCTCGCCCCCGCCGGCGGCCGCCGCCTCGGCCACCAGGTTTCCCGCCATCACCAGGCTTTCCTTGTTGGCGAGCGCCACCCGCTTTCCCGCCCGGAGCGCGGCGATGGTGGCGTCGAGCCCGGCGGCTCCGACGACCGCGTTCACCACGATGTCCGCGTCCGGGTGGGTGGCTGCCTCCACGAGCACCTGGGGCCCCGATGGCCAGCGGTCATCCCGGCCGACCGTGGCGAGACCGGCGAATGCCGGCCGCCACTCCGCCACCTGCGCCTCCAGCTCGGCGCCCTGGCGGCCGGCGGTGAGCGCGACCACGCGGAAGTGATCCCGCTGTCGCCGCAGGACGTCGAGCGTGCTGCGGCCGATGGAGCCGGTGGAACCGAGGACCGCGACGCCGCGCATCAGATCGCTCCGAACGCCCGGTAGAACGCGGCCGCCGTGGGCACGACGAAGTAGAGCGAGTCGAGCCGGTCGAGCACACCGCCATGCCCGGGGATGAGATGGCTCGAATCCTTGACCCCAGCCTCGCGCTTGAACAGAGACTCGGCCAGGTCGCCCAGCTGCCCCACCACGGACAGTGCCGCGGCCATCGCGAGCAGCTGCCAGACCGGGATGCTGACGCCTACCATGGGGAACACGCCCAGCGCGAAGAGGGGTGCCACCAAGAGGCCGCCCGCCACACCGGCCACGGTGCCCGACCGGGTCTTGCCCGGACTCACCGTGGGCGCGAGCTTCGGCCCTCCGAACATCCGTCCGCCGAACATCGCGGCGGTATCACACACCCAGGTGACCACCAACGGATAGAACACCAGCCAGGCGCCGGCCCACGAGCGCTCCGGATAGCGCGTATGCCGAATGGCCAGCAGAAAGACGGGCATGGCGCCGGTGTAGGCGACGCCGAGCAGCGTGGTGCCGACGGCCTCGAGCGGGCGGTCGGCCGGCGCCCGCTGCGCCAGGGCCCAGGTGAGGACCACCACCAGCCAGAGCGCGCCGAGGTAGGGCCACGCGCCCGTGATGCCTTCGCTCCAGCCCGGCGTGAGGATGGCGCCGTAGGCGAGCGGCGCGATCAGCGCCGCGCCCGCGATCCCCAGGACCCGCGCGGGCCGCACGCCCTGCCGCTCCGCCAGGCCGAACAGCTCTCCCGCCCCCAGGCCGGCGACGACCGCCAGCAGCGCCACCAGGGGCAGTCCGCCGAGATAGATCACGCCGAGCGCGAGCGGAATGGCGATGACGGCGACGCCGACCCGACGGACCAGATTGGCGTCCATCAGACGGAGACGCGCCCGAACCGGCGATCGCGCCGCTGAAACTCCAGAATGGCTTCGAAGAGATGCAGCCGGGTGAAATCGGGCCAGAGGACCGGCGTCACGTACAGCTCGGCGTAGGCCAGCTGCCAGAGGAGGAAGTTGGAGATCCGCATCTCACCGGACGTGCGGATCAGCAGATCGGGATCGGGCCACGGCGCGGTGTAGAGCCGCCGGCCCAGGGACTCCTCGTCGATATCGGTCGGGTCGAGCCGGCCGGCGGCGACCTCCTCCGCAAGTATCCGCGCGGCCCGGGCGAGCTCCGCCCTGGAGCTGTAGGAGATGCACAGGTTGAGGGCCAGCTCGGTCCCGCCCGCGGTCTCCTGGACCACCCGGTCGACGGCACGCCGGGCCGCGGGAGCCAGGCGCTCGAGATCGCCCAGAATGCTGACGGCCACGCCCTTCTCCCGCAGGTTATCGACCTCGCGCGAGATGTACTCCTCCAGCAAGCTCATCAGCGCCTCGATCTCGAGCGCCGGCCTCTGCCAGTTTTCCTGGCTGAAGGCGAAGAGGGTCAGGACGCCGACGTCGGCCTTGAGGCACGCCTCGACGACTTCCCGCACCGCGCGCATGCCGGCGTGGTGGCCCAGCGGGCGCGGCAGGGAGCGGCCCTTGGCCCACCGGCCGTTCCCGTCCATGATGATCGCCACATGTGCTGGAACGGCGCCGTGCATCTTGATCCGGCGCAGGAGATCGTCGCTCATCCGTCAGACTTCCAGGATCTCGGCTTCTTTGGCGTGGATCAGCCCATCGATCTGCTTGATGTGCTCATCGGTGATCTTCTGCACCTCCTTCTCCGCCCGCGTCTTGTCGTCCTCGGAGACCTTCTCCAGCTTCTTGATCTTGGAGAGCGCGTCGGTCCGGGCGTGCCGGACCGCGATCCGTCCCTCCTCGGCGAGCTTGTGCACCACCTTGACCAGCTCCTTGCGCCGCTCCTCGGAGAGCGCCGGCAGCGGGACCCGGATCAGATTGCCCTGGCTCGAGGGGTTGAGGCCCAGGTCGGCCTCCCGGATGGCCTTGTCGATGGCCTGGCTCAGCGCCTTGTCAAACGGCTGCACGGTGAGCAGGCGGGGCTCGGGGGCGCTCACCATGGCCACCTGGCTCAGCGGCACCAGGGTGCCGTAGGCCTCCACCCGCACGATGTCGAGCAGCGAGGTGGTGGCCTTGCCGCTCCGGATGCCGCTGAACTCGCGCTTGGTGTTCTCGACCGCCTTGTGCATCAGCTCGCGACCGTGCTTGGTCAGTTCCGGAATGGTGCTCATCGGACGATGGTCCCTACCCGTTCGCCTTGCAGCACGCGGGTGATGGCGCCGGGCTGGTTGATGTTGAAGACGACGATGGGCAGCTGATTGGCCTTGCAGAGTCCGAACGCGTTGGCGTCCATGACGGCGTAGTTCTTGACGATCGCCTCCTGGTAGGTGAGCTCCGGAATGAATGTCGCCGCCGGATCGGTCCGGGGATCGCCGGTGAATACGCCGTCGACGTTGGTGGCCTTGAGGATCACTTCGGCCTCGATCTCGAGTGCGCGCAGCACCCCGGCGGTATCGGTGGAGAAGAACGGATTGCCGGTGCCGGCCGCGAAGATGATCAGCCGGCCTTTCTCCAGGTGGCGGATGGCCCGGCGTCGGATGTAGGGCTCGGCCAGCGATTCCATGCGGATGGCGGTCATCACCCGGGTGTCGACCCCCACCTTCTCGAGGACGTCCTGCAGCGCCAGCGCGTTGATCACGGTGGCCAGCATGCCCATGTAGTCCGCGGACACCCGGTCCAGCCCTTCCCGGCTGGCGGTGGCCCCGCGGATGATGTTGCCCCCGCCCACCACCAGTGCCAGCCTCACGCCCAGCCGGTGTACTGCCTTGATCTCTTCAGCGAAGGCCTCCACCACATGGAAATCGAGACCGGAGCCCTTGTCGCCCCCCAACGCCTCGCCCGAAATCTTGAGCAGGGCGCGGGTGTAGGCGACGGGCATCAAACTTCACCAATCTTGAACCGGGCAAAGCGCCGCACGGCGATGGTCTCGCCGAGCTTGCCGGAGGCCTCCTTCACCAGCTGGCCCACGGTCTTCTTGTCGTCCTTCACGTAGAGCTGCTCGGTCAGGCTCCGCTCGGCCACGAACTTCTTGAGCTTCCCCTCCACGATCTTAGCGCGGATGTTCTCAGGCTTGCCCTCCTGGGCCACCTGCTCCTCGGCGATCCGACGCTCGCGCTCGACCAGCTCCGCCGGGACGTCCTCCGGACTCACCCCGATCGGATCGGCCGAGGCGACGTGCAAGGCGATGTCCCGGGCGAGCTGCTGGAACTCCTCGGTGCGGGCCACGAAGTCGGTCTCGCAGTTGAGCTCCAGCAACACGCCCACCTGCCCGTTGTGATGGAGATAGCTCACGATGATCCCCTGGGAGGCGCTCTTGCCGGTCCGCTTCTCGGCCTTGGCGATGCCCTTCTTCCGCAGGATCTCCGAGGCCTTCTCCATGTCGCCGCCGCCCTCTTCCAGGGCTCGCTTGCAGTCCATCATTCCCGCGCCGGTTCGCGCGCGCAGGTCACTCACGTCCTTGGGGGAAATCGTCACACTCGCCATAGTCTTCAACCAGGTGCAGTCAGGGGTGAATAGTAAAACCGCCGCTCACGGCCCGCACGGGCCAGGAGCGGCGGATGCTCCGATGGTCCGGGTAGTGGTTTACGCTCCCGCCTCGCCGGCCGGACCGGGGGCGGCGACCTCCGCAACGCCTTCGGTCTCGGTCTTGAGTCGGGCCGCGATGGCCTCCGGCTTAGGCCGCCGCTTGCGCCGGGGCCGGCGCCGCTTGCGGTCGGCTTCCGAATCACCCTCGCTCCCGGCGTCGGTGCTGTAGGTCTCGGCGTCGAGATCCTCGGACACCTCGCGCATCGGCATCTGGGCGCGGGCCTCCTTGATCACGTCGGAGAGCGCGGCCGTGATGAGGGAAACCGACCGGATGGCGTCGTCATTCCCCGGAATCGGCACGGTGATGACGTCGGGATCGGCGTTGGTGTCCACGATGGCGACCACCGGGATGCCGAGCTTGTTGGCCTCGGCCACCGCGATCTTCTCCTTCTTGGCGTCCACCACGAACAACGCCCCCGGCAGCCGGCCCATCAGCTTGATGCCTTCGAGGTTGCGGCTCAGCTTCACCCGCTCCCGCTCGAAGAGCAGCTTTTCCTTCTTGGTGTAGTTCTCGAAGTCGCCGTCCGCCGCGCCCTGCTCCAGCTCCCGAAGCCGGCGAATCTGCTTCTTCAGGGTCTGGAAGTTGGTGAGCATGCCGCCCAGCCAGCGCTCGGTGACGTAGAACGCGCCGCTGTCGGCGGCCTCCGCCTGCACGATGGCCTTGAGCTGCTTCTTGGTGCAGACGAACAGGACCCCTTCGCCTTTGAGCACGACGCTCTTGAGCAGCTCCTGGGCCTTCTGAATTTGCCGCAGGGTCTTCTGGAGGTCGATGATGTAGATGCCGGAGCGCTCGGCGAAGATGAAGCGCCGCATCTTGGGATTCCACCGGCGGGTCTGGTGACCGAAATGCACGCCGGCTTCGAGCAGGTCCTGCAGTTGAGGCTGTGCCATGCGGGTCTGCGTGTCCTGTCTGATGAGGGTTAAGCGTCCATCGCGTTCATCTCCGGGCGCGATCCCGGCTCGAAGCCGGGACACCCACGCCAGGATCCCGCGATGTGCGAGGTCGAGTTCCCTGAGCAAAGCGAACGGGCCATGCTCCCACGAATGCCCCCTCCGCTGCGCTCAGCTTACCGCTTGCTGAACTGGAACCGCTTCCGGGCGCCCGGCCGGCCCGGCTTCTTCCGCTCCACGGCGCGCGGATCCCGGGTCAGCAGCCCCGCGGTCCGCAGCTTGGCCCGGTGCTGCCCATCCGCTTCGACCAGCGCGCGGGCAATGGCGTGCCGGAGCGCTCCCGCCTGCCCCGCCTGGCCGCCGCCGTTCACATGGGCCTTCACGTCGAACGCACCCAGCGTGTCCGTGGCCGTGAACGACTGCTGGATGTGCTGCACCAGCGACGGCCGGGGGAAATAATCGCCGAGGGTCCGGCCGTTGATGGACCACTTGCCGGTACCGGGGGTCAGGTAAACCCGGGCCACGCTGGTCTTCCGGCGGCCCACCGCCTGCCAGCGAAATTCGGGTGCTGCGGTCATGCGCCCACCTTCGAGGGAGTGACGGAGAACGGCTTGGGCTGCTGCGCGGCGTGCGGGTGCTCGGCGCCCGCGTAGACCTTGAGCTTGCCGCGCATCTTCTGCTTGGCCAGCGAGGTCTTGGGCAGCATGCCGAACACCGCCTTCTCGATGACCCGGTCCGGGTGCTTGGCGAGCAGATCGCGCGCGGCGGTGAAGCTCTCGTGCCCCATGTACCCGGTATGCGAGAAGTAGCGCTTGTTGCTCAGCTTCCGGCCGGTGAGCCTGACCTGCGCGGCGTTGATCACCACGACGAAGTCCCCGCCGTCCATGTGCGGGGTGTAGGTGGGCTTATGCTTGCCCCGGATGAGCTGGGCGACCCCGCTGGCCAGACGACCGAGTGGCACGCCCGCGGCATCCACGACGTGCCACTCGTGGCTGATGTCGTCGGGCGTGGCGGTAAAGGTTTTCATTTCCTCTGCTGCCTCAAACGAGCGTGGCTCAAACGAGCGTGGGCCGGGGGTCAAACCGAAACAGACTCACAAGATAGAGGGTCGGGAGGAGGAGGGTCAAGGGCCCGGATCGAACTCCGCCAGTACCTGACCCTTCTCCACCGCCTCGCCCGGCCGAACGCGGATGGCTCTGACCCGAGCGGCGGCGTGGGCCCGCAGCTCGTTTTCCATCTTCATGGCTTCCAGCACCAGCACGCCCGCGCCAACCGCAAGCACCTGCCCCGGTTCCACCAGTACCCGGACCACCAGGCCAGGCATGGGGGCACGGAGCACGCCGGGTCCTGCCGGGCGGGAGCCGGCGCCGGCGAGACTGCGCACGTGCCGGGTCCGTTCGTCCACCACCTCCGTCTCCCAGCGCTCCGCCCGGAGCGTGACGGTCCAGCGGCCCGGTCCCCCGCTCTCCAGCGCGAGACCCACGGGCCGCCCGCTCAGCAGCAGCTGGCGGAGCGGCGTGCCCGACGCCGCGGTGAGCGAGGCGGTGTACTCTCTGCCGTCGGCGACCACCCGCTCCCCGTCGATCTCGACTTCCACCTCGCGTCCGGCGACGCTCACGAAATATTTCACGAGGCACGATCCAGCACGGCCACCGTCTCGACGTGCGCGGTCTGGGGAAAGAGATCGAACGCGCGCACGCCGGCCAGGCGGAACCCGGGAAGCCGGCCGAGGTCGCGGGCGA
The DNA window shown above is from Gemmatimonadales bacterium and carries:
- the rseP gene encoding RIP metalloprotease RseP, producing the protein MLTTVLSLIVVLGVLVFVHEAGHFAAAKWAGIYVHRFSLGLGPPIPWLTFRRGETEYSISWLPLGGYVKMASQEEEATSSALEGGRPAVLVPPDRMFEAKPIWKRMIVILAGVTMNALFAWLLFTFLAAKNGRAIDPTTTVGRVVPELVPLEAEVLKSIRPGTRILAINGKQVSTWTDVAEGIANVPQPEVRIELSDGRTISLPIHPDALEQRYKASQALQPYRAPVVGQVLPGRPAAKAGIQFGDTIVAVNGRRMDQWYDVLEVLQASAGKDLTLELAHGPRHVVVGIRPYVDSIPGPDGRQVAIGRIGVAVGGDYRSEPLSLGEAMGEGWRSMLEKSTQIVRTVRGLFSGRISKREVGGPILIGQLAGERARLGLDAFLDFMALISINLAVLNLLPVPVLDGGQFLFLLAEAVIRRPLPLRLRERLTMVGLVLIVLLMGLAFSNDLRRLFGG
- the dxr gene encoding 1-deoxy-D-xylulose-5-phosphate reductoisomerase, translating into MRGVAVLGSTGSIGRSTLDVLRRQRDHFRVVALTAGRQGAELEAQVAEWRPAFAGLATVGRDDRWPSGPQVLVEAATHPDADIVVNAVVGAAGLDATIAALRAGKRVALANKESLVMAGNLVAEAAAAGGGELVPIDSEHSAVLQCVSGRESRLKRLILTCSGGPFRRWAGEEVRHATVAEALRHPTWRMGSKITVDCATLANKALELIEAHHLFGLPYDALEVVVHPQSIVHAFVEFCDGSVIAQLGFPSMELPILYALTHPVRLPDEGVRRFDPVAAGPLTFEPVRTEVFRALASGVAAGRAGGTAPAVYNAANEVAVGAFLAGEVPFGCISEIIERVLQAHTSVPATTLEVVREADRWARERAAEYASGYVRASC
- a CDS encoding phosphatidate cytidylyltransferase, giving the protein MDANLVRRVGVAVIAIPLALGVIYLGGLPLVALLAVVAGLGAGELFGLAERQGVRPARVLGIAGAALIAPLAYGAILTPGWSEGITGAWPYLGALWLVVVLTWALAQRAPADRPLEAVGTTLLGVAYTGAMPVFLLAIRHTRYPERSWAGAWLVFYPLVVTWVCDTAAMFGGRMFGGPKLAPTVSPGKTRSGTVAGVAGGLLVAPLFALGVFPMVGVSIPVWQLLAMAAALSVVGQLGDLAESLFKREAGVKDSSHLIPGHGGVLDRLDSLYFVVPTAAAFYRAFGAI
- a CDS encoding isoprenyl transferase, translating into MSDDLLRRIKMHGAVPAHVAIIMDGNGRWAKGRSLPRPLGHHAGMRAVREVVEACLKADVGVLTLFAFSQENWQRPALEIEALMSLLEEYISREVDNLREKGVAVSILGDLERLAPAARRAVDRVVQETAGGTELALNLCISYSSRAELARAARILAEEVAAGRLDPTDIDEESLGRRLYTAPWPDPDLLIRTSGEMRISNFLLWQLAYAELYVTPVLWPDFTRLHLFEAILEFQRRDRRFGRVSV
- the frr gene encoding ribosome recycling factor, with product MSTIPELTKHGRELMHKAVENTKREFSGIRSGKATTSLLDIVRVEAYGTLVPLSQVAMVSAPEPRLLTVQPFDKALSQAIDKAIREADLGLNPSSQGNLIRVPLPALSEERRKELVKVVHKLAEEGRIAVRHARTDALSKIKKLEKVSEDDKTRAEKEVQKITDEHIKQIDGLIHAKEAEILEV
- the pyrH gene encoding UMP kinase, coding for MPVAYTRALLKISGEALGGDKGSGLDFHVVEAFAEEIKAVHRLGVRLALVVGGGNIIRGATASREGLDRVSADYMGMLATVINALALQDVLEKVGVDTRVMTAIRMESLAEPYIRRRAIRHLEKGRLIIFAAGTGNPFFSTDTAGVLRALEIEAEVILKATNVDGVFTGDPRTDPAATFIPELTYQEAIVKNYAVMDANAFGLCKANQLPIVVFNINQPGAITRVLQGERVGTIVR